TATTTTCTAGTGTTTCTATTTGATTTACTCTATCTTGAGATACGGAGGCTTTAGCGCTCTCTTGTTCTCCTTGAAGTGTTAAGAGAGTATTATCTATTTTCTTAATGACAGAATCTACATCTGCTCTTTTAAAGGAGAAAACAACCTTACTCCCTTCTACGTCCATGATGTCTCTTGCCCACCCATGTGAAACAAAAATTGGATATTCGTTACACATGAGAATGGTCTTATCTTGTTTATCTAGCTTATATCCAAGAAGATTAAAGGAAAGATTATCTCCTCCTAGCATGTCTTCATGATATATATATTCAAAGAACGAGACATCTTGCTCTATTTCAGCTTTTATCCCTACATCTTTAAAGCAATTTAAGATATAAGAGCACATATCTTCTGTATTAGAAAGGCTAGTTGTTGTTACGAGCATATAATAATCCTTGAAGGTATATCCTAGATCCTGGGTATTTAGAAGACGGTTAAATCTAGTCTCTATTACCTTTAATCTGGAGGTATATTCTTTATCTGTGATGACATATCTTTCCTTATCTTTTATTAGAGAATCTGCTCTATCTTTTTCTGCCTCAATATTGGTGTATAGGTCTATATCTTTTTCTAGCTTAATTAGCTTAATTTCATCTCCATTATCTAGTCTAGTTAGTATCCTAGTTAGAGCTAGGCAGTATTGTGTATATTCCTCCTCTGATTTAAGGGCCATGTATGGTGCTAATATGTGCACTACTTTAGACACTGTTTTGTCTTGATTTACTATATGATCTCCTTTGATATCATAGGTTAGGAAGGATGAAAAATTATTTGATTTTTTAACTTTATTATACCGTTTTGTGGAGATAAAGTGCCGAATTGCTCCAAAAATTAGGACATATACCCTTTCTTTCCCAAGGCGTATGTATAGTGGGATAAATGTAATTAATACACCTGTTGCAAGCACGAATTTAAAGGATAAATTAGAGCTTATTATTAGGGTTAAAAGAGTAAGGCCTAGAAATGCAATTATTACGTCTATTAAGCTAATTTCTCTATATATATTTAGTTTTGTATTTATGTCTTTAGGTATTATGTATGTCATGGTCTTTATTGTGTTTCTTTATGGATCCTAAAAGTCCATTTTCCATTGTGTTTATAATGGTTTCTCTTGTCTTTCCAAGGAGTGTATATCTCCTCTCCATTTTCTCTCCATTTTGTTGAGCTTTTTGAAGGGCATTATTCTTTTCTTTCATGTGGTTAAGCATAGCCCCAGTCTTTCCATATCTTTTTACATTCTGAATTGCGTTCCTACCTCCCAGTATTCCTATACCAGCGCCTATGGCACCATTAAGGATATGTCCTGCGGTTCTACCATACAGTATGAGCTTGCCTAGATGCAGTCCTTCTTTGCCCATCTTCTCTCCTCCAACTATACGAGCAACTAAAGAATCTCCTTGAGAGATACTTATTCCTGCTGCCAAATAAAAGAGAATTTGGATAACCCCATTGAAAAGTGCTGAACTAACAAAGGATATAGAGCAGATAATTGGAAGGATATAAAAGCAGATATTAGCGATGAAGATAGTACCAAAAGTGCCTAGTGTTCTTCCTATTACCAATTCTCTCCAAATAGAAAAGCGAGAGCCGTCATCTAGAGGGTATGTAGAGCCTACAAGCGGGGATATAATAAATAAAACTACTGTATCTATAATTCTTCTTATAATGTTTATTACTGCCTTTACAAGGAAGATTAGAAGGACTAGAGGGCCAAATACTCCTACGAGCAGATTCATTTCTGAAAAATCATAGAACTCCTCTACCACATCTACATCTGCATAAGATAATGAGCCAGATAAAAACATCTTTTCTATAATGTCTCTATTCTCCCCGCCTCTCCAGGCATTTTCCCCTACACATATAAGCATTCTTGCGCCTATGGACGTTACCTTTCCTTCACTGCCTGTTGCTATAGTTAAGGTTTCAAGCATGCTAGCAATTATTGTGCTTGTTAGGTATATGAAGGCAAAAAGGAGGATAGGCACAAGGATTATTTGTATAAAGCCTTTAAAGGTATTAACAAATATATGTCCTTTTGATACTGCCCTATTATTTAATACATCCTGGTTTTTAAGGGTTGATATACCTGTGAAGATGAAAAGGAGTATAAAGCCTAGAAGGGATATACCCAGGAAAGATACAGTTACTACCTCACTTTTAAGGAAGAAAGACAATATATCTGTTGTATCCCCGTTTATTTCTATATTCTCCAGTCCTCCGAGTTTAAAAAACAATCCTTGAATAAAGTCTATTATTAAACATATATCCTTTTGCAGCCTATATAACAGTTTAAAAAACCAATCAAAGAAATCTGTCATTTATGTTTGGCTTTCCACCCAAGTTTGGAGTATAGGCATTGTAACCTTTAGAACCACTATAAGCACAAAGATTATCAAGAAACCGATTGCTGCACCTATTAGTTGTTTTTTTGCTTGATCTCTATCTTGAGGGTTGCTAGCTTTAGCGTATTTTACACCGAGGATTACGCAATAAATTGTTCCAACGGCTCCAACTACAGCAATTAGTGGCCACAAGATAGCATTTATAATTTCCAATACAGGATTAACTGATGGACTAAAATCTACCATTTATAATTCTCCTTAATTTATTAAATTTATTCGAGATAGAGATACACATTGAAGGTATAAATATACCATTCTTACTGCCAAGAAAAATGTCACTATGAATGTCACTATGATTTGGACACAATAAATACTATGTATTTATATTTTTGAAAAATTAACAATTTTTAAAATGTTTTATTGTTATCATAATGTCACTATGATTGTCTCTTTAAATGACACTTTGTTTTTAGCTTATTCTCTTTGTGTCGATTAATTAAGTATGAGTGAAAAATTTAAAAGATTTTATCTTTTAATTCTTGTTTTGTCGTAAATGTGTCGTAAATGTGTCGTAAATGATTTGTCGTAAATGTGTCGTAAATAACAACATCAACAAACAATAACAAAACATCTTATCTTGTTATTGAATATATTCTATAAATACATTTATATTAATAAACAATCCAATAACCTTTTGTATAGCCAACTCTTTCTATAAAACCATCTGCTTTTAACGATGCAAGTATTCTCTGTATAGAACGTGGTGATTTGTTAAACATATCACTTAGCGATTCTGCAGACATATATGGATTCTCTTTAAGTAATTCTATTATCCTTTTTTCTTCATCAGATAAAACTCTCTTTTGAGATTTATTTATATCAAATCTTCTGAATATAAAGGTAAATCCTTCTTGAGCAATTATATAATCAACAGGAACATTGTTCTTTTTGCATTCATCATATACTCTTTTAAAACCACTACTATAAGATTCAACATCATCTGATAAAAACAAGATTTTTAATATCATTGGATTTCTAACCATTGAAGGAAGATCCTCATTCACAAAATCTTCTGGTTTATAACCTATTGGAAACTCACCAGGATTATATATTCTTATTAAACCAGGATGAATCGTAATTTCATGTAGTGTATTAGAATGATATCTCGCATGAGCAAAACTATTACAAATAATCTCTCTCAATGATCTTAAAGGAATTTCGGGTGTCTCAATTCTTTGTAATCCTACGATATCTGCTTTCCACCTTATATTTTTCTTAACATAATCGTATGCTTCTTCAATTAAATCAAAAATATTTCCTTCTACACGATTAATATCTAAAAAAGTAAGTTTTTCATCTGTTGCAAAAACTGCCATATTTAATGTGATAGGTTTGTTCTTGGAAAATAAATAATAACCTGCATTAGTTAGTTTCCCCTGTTTAAGAAGATTCAATTTAATTAATAACTTCTCTGGATTATAACTTTTATCTTTAATTCTTCCACAAGCAGTAGCTTTTTTGAAAAACTTGTCTAATGTATCTAAATCAACATCATCCAACGAGTAATCAGATAGCATCTCATCCCAACTGTCTTTTTTGTTATATTCAAACATTTGTCTTAATTCATTTAATGGGAGAATTCTATCCTCATCTGCTGATCTAATATAAAAAGTGCCTTTATTAGTATAAGGTCTATCATATCCTTTAAATGATAACTCTATTATATCCTTATTATCAACGACCTTTTTTGAAATAGTTGGTATAATTTGAGGCGATATTGATTCATATACTTTACGAGACACATCACGCAAGGTAGATTCGTTTACAACTTGTCCACATACTTCACCATTAGGCAAAATCCCAAAATAAACCGTTCCGAATCCATGTTTATTAAGCATTGCACAAACAGATTCCATTGCTTCTTTTAATTCGCTAGTACTTTTTTTAAACTCTACGGTTTCGTTTTCTA
The Clostridiales bacterium DNA segment above includes these coding regions:
- a CDS encoding putative DNA binding domain-containing protein; the encoded protein is MNFGIENETVEFKKSTSELKEAMESVCAMLNKHGFGTVYFGILPNGEVCGQVVNESTLRDVSRKVYESISPQIIPTISKKVVDNKDIIELSFKGYDRPYTNKGTFYIRSADEDRILPLNELRQMFEYNKKDSWDEMLSDYSLDDVDLDTLDKFFKKATACGRIKDKSYNPEKLLIKLNLLKQGKLTNAGYYLFSKNKPITLNMAVFATDEKLTFLDINRVEGNIFDLIEEAYDYVKKNIRWKADIVGLQRIETPEIPLRSLREIICNSFAHARYHSNTLHEITIHPGLIRIYNPGEFPIGYKPEDFVNEDLPSMVRNPMILKILFLSDDVESYSSGFKRVYDECKKNNVPVDYIIAQEGFTFIFRRFDINKSQKRVLSDEEKRIIELLKENPYMSAESLSDMFNKSPRSIQRILASLKADGFIERVGYTKGYWIVY